In Flavobacteriales bacterium, a genomic segment contains:
- a CDS encoding 30S ribosomal protein S16: MATRIRLQRHGKKRYAYYHIVVADQRSKRDGKSIERIGEYNPNTNPATINLDFDRALYWLQTGAQPSDTMRAILSYKGVMYKNHLLNGVKKGALSEEEVEKKYEAWMADKESRIQAKRDSIKKKIDTETASRMEAEAKIKEERAKEIAAKTAPIPVEGEAAPEGEAVAEGEEAPAAEASEEAIAEVPATEEAEAPAEEAVAEETEAPAEEVPAPAAEPVAEEEAAPAEEAAPAEEAPAEEPKAEAEEEAKAEDSKSEEEE, encoded by the coding sequence ATGGCGACAAGAATCCGCCTTCAAAGACACGGTAAGAAGCGCTACGCATATTACCACATCGTAGTAGCCGACCAGCGTTCAAAGCGAGATGGTAAGTCCATCGAGCGTATCGGTGAATACAATCCGAACACGAATCCTGCAACCATCAACCTCGATTTCGATAGAGCTCTCTATTGGTTACAGACAGGTGCACAACCTTCTGACACCATGCGAGCCATACTATCCTACAAAGGAGTGATGTATAAGAATCACCTACTCAATGGTGTGAAGAAAGGCGCACTGTCCGAGGAAGAAGTAGAGAAGAAATACGAAGCATGGATGGCCGATAAGGAATCCAGGATCCAAGCCAAGCGTGATTCGATCAAGAAGAAGATCGACACCGAAACAGCTTCTAGAATGGAAGCAGAGGCCAAGATCAAGGAAGAGCGTGCAAAAGAGATCGCTGCCAAGACTGCTCCTATCCCAGTGGAAGGCGAAGCAGCTCCTGAAGGTGAAGCCGTAGCTGAAGGAGAAGAGGCACCGGCCGCTGAAGCTTCCGAAGAGGCAATCGCAGAAGTGCCAGCTACTGAAGAAGCTGAAGCACCTGCAGAAGAAGCCGTAGCTGAAGAGACCGAAGCTCCGGCAGAGGAGGTTCCTGCTCCAGCGGCAGAACCTGTAGCTGAAGAAGAAGCCGCACCGGCTGAAGAAGCTGCTCCTGCCGAAGAAGCTCCAGCAGAAGAGCCTAAAGCAGAGGCCGAGGAAGAAGCCAAGGCAGAAGA